The genomic window TTGCATCTCTGGTCCTGGTTGTAGCTAGCAACCACTTCAGCAACCCAAGCTGCTTTTGCAGTACTAGCAAATAGAGTGCAATTTGTGCTGAACTCTAGAGAGAGCACCGGCTACTCTGTTTTGTTGCCTTTTTTATATTTAATGGTATAAGCCCAGTAATTTGACCAATAGCTTGTGTAGAATGCCCTCTCTCAGTTTCTGCTCTTGGATGTACTTGCGACTCTGTTGAACTGTTCTGATGATCAAGGAAGAAGTAGCAAAATAGTGTTTCCATTTTTGTTAATGCTTCAATGATGGCCATTGCCTCTTTATCACAAGTGGAGAGAGCAGATGCCCTAGGAAAAATTATTTTGCTGAAAAAAGAGATAGGCCTGCCACCGTGCATGAGGACTGCGCGAATACCATAAGCACATGTCTCTGCATCTACTATAAATTGTTTTGCAAAGTCAGGCAGGGCTAACACATGTGCTTGAGTCATTTTATGTTTGAGTGTTGAATGCATCTTGCTGTTGAAAATTGCCCTTTCAGGACTGTGAAAAGAGGCTTGCATTCTGGATGAATCTCCTACGTTAACCAGGGAGGCTTAAAAAACTTACGAGCTGAGTAATATATTTTGGGGGTGGCCAATTGATAATTGCTTCAAAATTTCAATGGATCAGTAACAGCAGAGAGATTTAGGGGAATTTGGGAGGGATTTGCAATGATTCACTCTTGGCTTTGTGCATATCCAGAGCGTGTCCACTTCTGCATGTGTTTAGAGGTCAAAACTCACCTCTGACTTCATCTCAGAATTATTTGAGTCCTTGAGGAATTTTCCTTCTAGAAGCTGAAGCTATTGTTGGGATGCTATTCTGGAAAGTTGAACTGAACTTGATCATCTCGCAACATGAAGAGTGCTGGAGATGCCAAGATACAACTTGGTGAATTTTTAGGTTTTTTTACGATTTTTTAAAATAGGGTTTGGACAAAGTTCACTTTTGTTGGTTTCTGTTTTATAATTTTAGTTCAAGAATTTTGAACAAAACAAGCGGTTTGAACACTAGAGATCAAGGATATGGCAAGGAAGGTTGGATTAAATTTCGAGAATTTTtgaaagaaaaatatatgtgagaCGTTGTCATGTAGATTGTTTGAGAATTTTGGTTCATGTCAATTTTTGAACATAAGCTTGAACCATTTTTTCTTCTTGAATGCACTCTAAGTGTGCCATTGTGACTCAGAAGAACGCTGTGACGGCGCTGCAAGTATTTGTTCCTATTTAGTGCCTTTATGTTGTTTTTGTCATGTGGCGCTGATGATAGCAGTGTTATTTAGCTGAAACTTGCATTGTCCAAAAGTATTTTCTTACATCTCTCCTTTATTGGGGTGCAGGTTATGGACAAACACATGTCGATTCTTGCTAAACAGCATGTAGAAACACGGTTTATCAAAGTCCATGCTGAAAAGGCTCCCTTTCTGACCGAAAAACTAAGGGTTGTTGTGCTTCCAACTCTTGCCTTAGTGAAGAACGCCAAGGTTGAGGATTATGTGGTAAGACTGCTCTTAACAGTTTGTTCTTCAGCTgtgtaaaaaataaaaaatgtcgtCAGGCGTGTGTGTAACTATTATTTCTGTTACTACCAGGTTGGATTTGATGAGCTGGGTGGTAAAGATGACTTCAGCACTGAAGATCTGGAGGAACGCATTGCGAAAGCTCAAGTGATCTTCCTCGACGGAGAGGGGCCTGCAAATCCTTCCAAGCAAGCTGCTGCCAGCAAGCGAAGCGTTCGACAATCAGATACTGGCAACTCAGACTCTGACTAGTTCTGTTCCTGTATTGAAGGCGTGTGCGCCAAGGATTTTTATATATAGGATTTACGCCAAGCTGTTATGCTATCCTTACTAGTAATAGGAAAGAAGTTTGCGTGGCGATGGCGATTTGAACCGCAATTGTCACTGTTGTAGATTGCTCTCGTTTTTACCATGCGTCCATACCTGGTTTGGTTTGTTTATTTGAGTGGAAAAGTTTTTCGTTGCTAGCAGGACTTTTCTCGCTCGGTGTGATTGTCAGAAAATCGATGACTTACTTGACAAGGAGATAAAATGATACCCTGATTCGCGATACTATTGCTCGCGGATGCGGATGGAAGTTATGACAAGTTACAAATCTGAAAAGCCCTCGAGAAGGCCTCTAACTATGTGCTCTTGTAGAATGTCACATTGCTTATATCTACTGTATATCGAGTTTGCCTGGGCACCGGCTGTATAGTACACATCAGTAAATTATGTACAACAATGCTGCGTCTACTGGTGGACGGCATTCCCTTAGCCACATGAAGAAGTGACATTTTCGTATGTGGTCTTTAATATATTTTTGATCACTTGTTCCATTGCAACATACACATATAAACAACAAAAAATACAAAATTATAATACTACAATGCTAAAAGGAACACTTCTCAAGGCTTATTTATGCATATGATTTTAAGTTGAATATTTGAAACAATATTTTAAGTTGAATATTTGAAACAATATTGATGGTCACCTTTCGTCATATGATTTTAAGACTTGTGACATTTCCCAAATGTCACTTTTTATGTGTGGAAAGAGTATGATGCTTTAGATTACATCGGTTGAGTGATGTTGCACAAGAAAAAAAGAACTTTGAGGATCTCTTTGGTATGTGTTGTTATTTGGGTCCGAACTATAATAAAGTTAGTTATCCGCCTGTAAGAAAGTTTTCCCTAATGCTCACTAGTTGGTGCATAACACGTGCTGAGACTGGAATATCTTCAGCCAAATTTCCTTGTGTGCCTGTCCAAATGTCAATATTCGAATAAAACTGATCTCCAATGGCTTTAGCTTCACTGATGGCCTCTTGTAAGAAAAGGCAAGCATTCACAAATACATAAAGTACTTTTTTGTTTGTTACATTGCATACAACGCTAtatgctttgaattgtttctaCTTACAtgtcagatatattaaataaactGATGAAACTTTGTGTCAGACACATAATTTAAGGTAAACAAGTGAATGCTAAAACAGTAAATACAGTGGCATGGATAAACTTGATCGTAGGCTATGATGAAAGGTGTTAAGGTTgttgaaaaataatataaatttgaAGTTCATTGTTACATTCTTATTAACAATAGCATATAGGTTATGAGCTAAATTCTAAAGGTGAACTATGATTGCCAAGTGAAAGAAACGTTAACCCAGAGAAGTAACTCTTGaagggtgtcggggatataccccgcggtgtaacccgccggatgtatgacccggctagagcttGGCGGCTCACTGGCGGGTATGGAGCATATGCTGGCAACATTGTGCATTGGAGTTCGTCCGTGCCACGCTACCTGGTGAATAGACGTGCGTAAGTCGCCGCCCCTGTGGCCCGGTCTACATCGATTCACCAGGACCACGCTTGCCCGCTGCTCGTTGGACGTGTGCAAGTCGCCGCCCCTGCAGCTCGATCTGTATCGACTCCGAGGCGGATAATTTCCGGCCTATCAAATCAGGTGTTATCCCTCCTATATATTTTATCAGTACATGTTTTAATCTTTTAAGAGCAATTACTTTTGGTTGGTGGTATTTCTCTCGCAGGACCACTATCCATTACAAAGGTGTCACAAAGGGGCATGTGCCAAACATTATCTTTGCATTAGCGCTTATCCATGCTGTGTTGCTCGATGAATATGTGTGCAAGTCGCCGCCCCTGttacatcaacatgacgtggttgaCTCGTCTGTCCGCGcttgcgattgactcgcccgtccgcgctggCTCACAACGCTGCGGCCGGCTcacccgtgattgatttcagcttcaccgtgatcATCAAGTCTGCGGTGGATaattactggcctgacatatcaggtgaaatccatccagtatattttatattgcattTTTTTTAAAAGAGTAATTACTTTGGCTTTTAAGTTGTCCCATGCAGGactcaaaccggtctatatcacggtcaactgtggagaatctcaagtcaactcATTGAGTCGTCTTAAAGATTCGAGGGCTACATGGAcatagttcaataaatgttgtcaGTTTAAAGGCCGTCCGGAAAAATTtcggctcaagaagaatttatctctcgcaaagctcgagttctcaggaaaaattaaagggatcaaagagagtctgttgcaaagcacagctcaaacataggtaccctgcttcaaaTGACCATtaggggctgatcgtattcgaatctagcctaACCCCTTTGGCacggcttcctggtcgtattcgaatcagagtcattaaaaaaGTCTCAAGGCCATTtgagggcttcctgttcaaacataggtcgtattcgaacaaaaaagaacatagctgtcggtaccctcttgatcggtgcaatgccaaacccacttgtgggctggatcgtattcgaatcatagcttaacccctttgggtccgacgctgatcgtattcgaatcagagtcgttaaaaagtttcaaggtcatttgggggcttcctgttcaaacataggtcgtattcgaaccaaagagaatatatctatcggtaccctcttgatcggcgtaatgccaaacccactagaggcttcttgatcgtattcgaatcatagcttaaccccttttggtccggcttactgatcgtattcgaatcagaagccccgccttttctctttgttttgacttcagatttttttttgaaaacagtcttttgggtttgtcttgagactttttgttcatatctgaagcatatatgtgtggtttctatttaacccggcttgactttggatgataagtcgccagcatatgacaatcataaatatttggaagttttggcttctgaagattgggttatcaccctcactacacagccaatattatgatggaggtcttcaaagtcgcttcagtgcaatggctattattttatcaatggacatGATTATTTTtgcaatggagggaatagtcccgagtcgctgcaggcttacgacctgactcttgggggctacattattcaagtcaagattacatcaaatatgcaagtcccatgtcactgctagcatgcaccatggcacttgggggctaatgcaaagtcattttttactCAACTTATTGGagatccgactcatcacattgtaatgagccgggccttgggggctaccaattgctcctgtcaaaaattcaaggtacacaagccttaatccattatgttgaaagatccactactcagttggtggagtacaaagctcttaaccttatggacgtgggttcaatccccatggtggagattacatcgtatgatgttattatcaatgaattatatacaaagtcccagctcagtattatcttactgagccggcccttgggggctacacgttgctgctcaagtctacatgatcatatttagaaAGTCCCTTCTCATTATTTCATAatgacccagcacttgggggctacaagtgatatgaataTAATGGAAGAACATCTTCAAGCTCTCAGTTCTTTGAAACAAAccagatctacatctttaagccgccTGGATATCAgttgagtatttcaagaccaatatttatTAAGCCGGCGATTTGGAAACCgattcaaatggattatttcttataatatctCTCTCCAACAGccaacgtcagcaaattgattatgaagctggcctattgactcggatttttcagaagaagtgcctggattttttgcattggcaaagtttgaacATGTCTGTTAAtggagatttgctataagatcatAGACATACACCCAGGAGGAAAtggcaaggacttaaggatgatcaggtacagGTTCAGGAGAACTTTTAAACCAGAGCACAACCTgttaaatttgttcttgtgtttattttgcagcataagtttaccatggataaatccaagctaaattgggggctaatgtcggggatataccccgcggtgtaacccacCGGATGTATGACCCTGCTAGAGCTTGGCggctcactggcgacccgcccggacttggcggtttatggGCAACTCGCCTGAACATTGCGACTCATTAATGGCCCGATGGCGGGTCAGtagaggactaggcccaaggcccagaaggacggctcatgttatggtgggccgacttaagaggaaagcgtaaggaatattcccttgcaaaggaagcaagactaagactccacttgtaatagagcaatcctaatcctactaggactagtcatgtaaccggccccttcaacatatataaggagcgGTAGGGCACCCCAAATAGGGACAAGTTGAATAACCagtaaggctagacacaactagaggagagccggatttacggcgtctccctcatgagcataatgagacctagccccaaacagcatgtagggctattaccggatgatgtttcccggggcccgaagctgtataaatccttgtcttgtgtgttgcatctctcgtcccgatcaacccctctcaagctaccacatagatgcgttggcctcatgactaagtcctcacactaggacattgatacatctccaacgcatctacttttccaaacacttttgcccttgttttggactctaacttgcatgatttgaatgaaactaacccggactgacgttgttttcagcagaactgccatgatgttgtttattgtgtataaaacaaaagttctcggaatgacctgaaaatccacggagataagttttggaaaatataaaaaataccagagaaagaatcaaggccagggggcccacaccttgtccacgagggtggggggcgcgccccctgtctcgtgggccccacgatgctccactgacctcaactccaactccatatattctgtttcgcggagaaaaaaatcagagagaaagtgtcatcgcattttacgatacggagccgccgccaagccctaatctctctcgggagggctgatctggagtccgttcggggctccggagaggggggtttgtcatcgtcgtcatcatcaaccatcatccatcaccaatttcatgatgctcaccaccgtgcgtgagtaattccatcgtaggcttgctggacagtgatgggttggatgagatttaccatgtaatcaagttagttttgttaaggtttgatccctagtatccactatgttctgagattgatgttgctatgactttgctatgactttgctatgcttaatgcttgtcactagggcctgagtgccatgatttcagatctgaacctattatgttttcatgaatatatgtgagttcttgatcctatcttgcaagtctatagtcacctattatgtgttatgatccgacaaccccaaagtgacaataatcgggatacttctcggtgatgaccgtagtttgaggagttcatgtattcactatgtgctaatgctttgttctggttctctattaaaaggaggccttaatatcccttagtttccacaaggaccccgctgccacgggagggtaggacaaaagatgtcatgcaagttcttttccataagcacgtatgactatgttcggaatacatgcctacattacattgatgaattggagctagttctgtgtcaccctatgttgtagctattacatgaggaatcgcatccgacataattatccatcactgatccaatgcctatgagcttttcacatattgtgctttgcttatttacttttctattgctactgttacaactactacaaaactattatctttacttttgccactgttacctttattatcacactactttgctactaaatactttgctgcagatactaagttatccaggtgtggttgaattgaaaactcaactgctaatacttaagagtattctttggctccccttgtgtcgaatcaataaatttgggttgaatactctaccctcgaaagctgttgcgatcccctacacttgtgggttatcaagactaatttctggcgccgttgccggggagcatagctctattctttgagtcacttgggatttatatctgttgatcactatgaagaacttgaaagacgcgaaactaagatttatccctcaactatgagggaaggtaaggaactgccatttagctctgcactagattctccttctgttttgagtaagcttgcgacacctaaacctgctactgctatgaattctgatatgtcgcatgttattgatgatgccacttctgctatgcatgatacttatgttgaaactacttctgtgcgtgatactactttgccattaggtgaatttcttgatcaacaacttgctagggttagagagaatgaaattattgaagatgctattattgatgatagtgatgatgaaagttctccccctgattatgaattacctgttgttcctgagggttatgttatggatgaggaagctgctagagctattttggcttgcaaagatagatatgatcttaagaagttattagctaaatggaagcaacaatctcttaatgctagaatgaaacctgaccccgcttttgctacttcacctatctgtgttactgataaggattatgaattctctgttgatcctgaaataattactttggtagaatctgatcctttttatggccttgaatctgaaactgtcgtggcagatcttaccaagttaaatgatatagccaccctgtttactaatgatgagaagtcttgctattattatatccttaagatattttcgttctcattaaagggtgatgctaaaacttggtttaattctcttgaccctggttgtgtgcgtagtccccaggatatgatttattacttctctgctaaatatttccctgctcataagaaacaagctgccttgcgggaaatatataattttgtgcaaattaaagaagagagtctcccacaagcttgggggaggcttctccaattacttaatgctttgcctgatcatcctcttaagaaaaattaaatacttgatatcttttataatggactaaccgatgcttccaaggattacttggatagttgtgctggttgtgttttcagggaaagaccaGTTggccaagctgaattactattgaacaacatgttgactaatgaaaataattggactcttcctgagccaattcctgaggcaattcccgaaccaattaagccaactcctgagcctattcctaaacccactccgaagaagaggggcgttttatttctcagtcctcaagatatgcaagaggcaaagaaatctatgaataaaaaggtattaaagctgaagatgttaagaatttacctcctatggaagaaatacatggtcttaatataccacctgtcaaagaaacacattgtcttgataacccgacacaggtagtaaaggtaaattctctctatagatatgataaagttaaaatcccgtctactaaatttcatagcccatgcttagatgaatttgatgactttatggctagacaagaaagttttaatgcttatgttggtagagaattaaagaataatgctttcgatataggacgcttgagtgattatatggctagagttaaaggtgaacttaaactcattagaaaatatgcttctatggttaccactcaagctgagcaagtacttagctcaaagtgatttgcttgatgaattaaataataaatatgATTTTGCTgtcagagtggctactagaactggtaaaatgactcaggaacctttgtatcctgaaggccaccctaagagaatcgagcaagattctcagagaaataatttagaggcacctagttcttccaaaaagaagaaaaagaaaaacaatataggactttgcatgcttctagtgaacctgttgtagacacacctgagaatcccaatgatatttctatttctgatgctgaaacgcaatcaggtgatgaacatgaacctagtgataatgttaatgataatgttcatattgatgctcaacctagcaataataatgatgtagagattgcacctgctgttgatcttgataacccataatcaaagaatcaatgttatgataagagagattttgttgctaggaagtacggtagagaaagagaaccatgggttcagaaacccattccctttcctcctaaaccatccaatacaaaggatgatgaggattttgagcgctttgctgaaatgattagacctatcttctaacgtatgcgcttgactgatatgcttaaattaaatccttatgctaagtatatgaaggatatcattacaaataaaagaaagataccggaagctgaaatttccaccatgcttgctaattacacttttaaaggtggaataccaaagaaacttggagatcccggggtaccaactataccatgctccattaaaagaaattatgttaaaactgctttacgtgatcttggagctggtgttagtgttatgcctctctctttatatcgtagacttgaattgaataagttgacacctactgaaatatctttgcaaatggccgataaatcaactgccatacctgtcagtatttgtgaggatgtgcctgttgtggttgcaaatgtcactattttaacggactttgttattcttgatattcccaaggacgatagtatgtcgattatccttggtagaccctttttgaatactgcaggggctgttattgattgcaacaaaggcaatgtcacttttcatgttaatggtaatgagcatacggtacactttccgaggaaacaatctcaagttcatagcatcaattctattggaaaaattccaactatcattattggaggttttgaatttccccttcctactgtcaataaaaagtatgatattcttattgtaggggatgttcatatccccgttgaggtaacttagtgttattcgaaatttctccggttccgtgttattcgaaatgagtttgttaacaagacttgatcaaccttgttagtggattcattttgatgatcatgagatggatgaaactagaaggcacaacattctgtaccctctttttactttctgttatttagaataaataaagcaaaaatagtattatctgtttgttttctgaattatccgtgcaataaaaaatatcccgaaaatagaagtgctccaaatgccctgcaaatttagtatgattttttatggaatatttgaggattttaggcactgaaaacactgtagGGGGGGaagcacctgaccacgagggtggagggcgcgccccctgtctcgtgggcccacggtggcccccctccacttattcctgcacccacacactccatcttcttcccagaaaaatccccatccagctcaagcacgagttctagctcattttgatgcgattttcgatctccttgctcaaagctacattcacaaaactgctttgggagattgttgcttggtatgtgactcctccattggtccaattagttttggttctagtgctttattcattgcaaaaattttgctgcataggtgacactgttcttgagcttgcatgttaaatatatgaggtcccaagtaattctaatgcatgatataggctataggcacttgtaggagaagttgctaccaatcttgtttggttatattcacttttattttgaagttactaaaattttcagaaattttcagaaaatgttaaggagatttttgaggggctcttctagccaaggctcccaggaaaaacaagctaaagaaaaggaaaaggccaagtataatcttcctcgcgtagcggaagtacgatcgtgcgaatggccatgtgataatttcttgagagaagccgggatttatgaagacttttattccttgattgaaaatgcaggcctcaccgacttcctccacgaccggatcaatcagtatctcttactcaccaatacttttgtgcaaaacttttattactatcctaagaattcacctccatcagtatcatttcatttatatgatgaatttaaggaaatgtctttacgtaatttttgtgtggtatgtagaataccctttgagggaaaattagatgaaccacatcgtaaagatgtggatggctttgttaacaccattactgtaggggatccaaagaagggttccaatgcgagaatctctagcatacactttcctattttatgctactttgccttatttgctagtagatgcttaattggtcgtggaaatagtgaaaacttcagtgttcctgatattattattctattccatgccttgtttaatgataatagttttagtatgggtgtcgttattgctaaacggcaaagcctgaaccgtacaaaagggcccatctttggaggtatctatgttgcgcgtcttgctaaatatttccagatacctattagacaccataagaaagaggagacaatattgcctccttacattttagattacaagagcatggtagcacatgagtttattgttcacaatgatgataagatgctcctaTATAACttaagatttaataagaaacacaatgaaattattatcctgcctgcgcctctgttgtttgatttggctgcagttaattatcttgtcacgccggaagcgatttatgctcatcgaggccaagcatgcactccagagcctgagccggaacctccaCTAGACCCTTATCGttcatcatcttaccagtgggatccgaaggagatcgccagtcagtggtatcctgattacactcctcagtacaccgggaaGAGCAGCCGCGGtccttggcaatagaccaacttaggccaaaagcctaagcttgggggagtacgtatttctcactgactttacactcatgttcacacactattctagatgtcggtgctcatactctttcattgtattatccatgctagtttaatttctttttatagctttcttcttgtgtgtttgataaaccttaagaaaaaccaaaaacaattagttaatttaatttccatgcttgtagtagaaattaaaatgaaaacccaaaaagatttctcgttcttcttcttgcttgttgggagctttcccgtgtaaatagttttattttcttttctttccattgggggtcaagagtagaagaccatattgaaaatgcttagtggctctcatatgcatgattgtttatttaactcagagcccatattactttgtcttctctcttgagttgaatgcttgcagattccagcttagtccaatgcacgtgcacaattattattatacacatcgttcggtcgtgcaagtgaaaggcaataatgacgatatatgatggactggttgagatgagaaaagctggtatgaactcgacctctcttgtttttgtaaatatgatgagttcatcgttcctgattcagcttattatgaagtaaacatatttgtgatgacatttagatattatagttgcttgtgccatgcttgattagctatgagttataatggtttaccttgcgtgccaacatgctattaaaatgattatgatttggtatgataggatggcatcctcttttgaatgaattgagtgagtcgacttggcacatgttcatgcatgtaattgaaacaaatcaacatagccttcacaatatttatgttcatggtggattatatcctacttatgtttgtactcggtgtaaattaattttagtgcatgttcatgact from Triticum aestivum cultivar Chinese Spring chromosome 3B, IWGSC CS RefSeq v2.1, whole genome shotgun sequence includes these protein-coding regions:
- the LOC123071735 gene encoding thioredoxin domain-containing protein 9 homolog, producing the protein MDGVIGQILEKQVLSAAKAVEDKLDEQIAALERLDPDDIEALRERRMLQMRRAAERRAKWRALGHGEYTEVPEKEFFSAAKASERMVCHFYRDNWPCKVMDKHMSILAKQHVETRFIKVHAEKAPFLTEKLRVVVLPTLALVKNAKVEDYVVGFDELGGKDDFSTEDLEERIAKAQVIFLDGEGPANPSKQAAASKRSVRQSDTGNSDSD